A segment of the Sanyastnella coralliicola genome:
TCCTTTAACGATGGAAGGCAAAACACGAAAGAAACATAAGCCATAGGCCTTACGCCTTAGGCCTCAGGCTTCGGCCTTCTTCTTCTTCGCCCTCGTCCGCTTCGGAATCTCAACCAACGCCTTCTCAATCACTCGTGCCAATTGTTTGGCTTCCTTTTCTTCGAGTTGTTTCCCGAATCGGATTTTTGATTTGAAGTGCTCGAAGCCGAGGGTTTCGCCTCCCATTTCCCAGAACGCACGATCCATGAATTGGCCGAACTTGGTGAAGTCGTAGGGGATGACACCGAACTTGCGGATGTTGTCTGTTTGGAATACTTGCGGTCTTCCGGAAGAGCCGATGGCATTACGAATAGTTAATTCCTCTTCACGGATGCGGATCATTTCTTTTCCCATACGACGCCAGAGAAAGACCTTTCCATAGCGTACGACGAAGAAGGTGACAAAGGCACTACCTACAGCGAAGAAGATGCGCTGATCCGATTCGCTTGGTGAGGTCAACCAAAGGTAAATGAAGGCAAAAAGTGCACAGAATAGTGCCACCATCCATGCGAAGAAGATGGCTTCTTTGTGGCGTGGAATCTGTTGGGTGATGACCACCTGAAGCTCGTCAGGACTTCTCTTGAACTGAATTCGTTCGCCGATGGTTTGGGTGCGTTCAGCCATTTGCTACCGCTTGTTTTTCTATCAATCGAGCGTACAATGCTTCGTACTGTGGAAGAACGGAGTGAATGTCGAAATCTTTCGCACGCTCTTTGGCTTGTTTCGAGAACTTGGCCAGTAGCTCTTTATTCTCTAACAAGTACAAGGTGTTCTTGGTCATGTCTTCCACGTCGCCAACGTCACTCATCATTCCGGTAACTCCGTGTCGGTTCACTTCTGGTAATCCTCCAGTGTTCGTAGAGATCACAGGGATTCCAGCAGCCATTGCTTCCAGGGCTGAAAGTCCGAAACTCTCGGCTTCAGAAGGGAGGAAGAAGAGGTCTGAAATCGACAGCGCCTCTACAGGATTTTTAAGCTTACCTAGCATGATCACATCTTCACAAGTACGCAGTTCGCGGCATAGTTGTTCAATGCGGTTACGTTCTGGTCCATCACCTACAAGTAAAAGTTTTGCAGGAACCTTCTTGCGCACTTCAGCGAATACACGCACTACGTCTTCCACACGTTTTACCGGACGGAAGTTCGAAATGTGGGTGATGATCTTTTCACCGTTAGGGGCGTGCGCAGCTCTCAGCTCTTCGTTTGCTTCGAGTTTGAATTGATCCAGACAAACGAAGTTGGGAATGACAGAGATGTCTTTGTTCACTCCAAACAGTTTGTAGGTATCGTTCTTTAAGCTATTCGAAACAGCTGTTACCGCGTCGCTTTTGTTGATGGCAAAAGAGATCACCGGTTCAAATGAAGCGTCGCGACCAAGAAGTGTAATGTCTGTTCCGTGTAGTGTTGTTACTACCGGAAGTTCAATCCCTTGCTCAGCGAGAATTTTCTTCGCCGTGTATGCTGCAGAAGCGTGAGGGATGGCATAGTGTACATGAAGAAGGTCGAGTTTCTCGTGCTTCACTACATCTACCATTTTGCTTGCCAATACCAACTCGTAAGGAGGATAGTCAAAGAGTGGGTACTCAGAGACGTTGACTTCATGGTAAAAGATATTCTTGCGGAAGCTCCCTAGACGAACCGGCTGGTTGTAGGTGATAAAGTGAATCTCATGGCCTTTCGCAGCCAATGATTTCCCAAGCTCTGTGGCAACAACACCACTTCCTCCAAAGGTGGGGTAACAGACGATTCCGATCTTCATTTCACATGTCCGGGTGGTCTATTCAGCCAATTCACCCAGTAGGTCTTGATTCTCGCGTTGTTTCTGCGCTCTGATCGCATCATAGATAACCTGCTGAATGTTTGTGCGGATATCCATCTTCAATAGTTTCCTATTGTCTGCATTTGGATAAACCCGGTTCGACAAAAATACATAAACAAGATCTTCTTCTGGGTCAGCCCATGCCAAAGTTCCTGTGAATCCTGAATGACCGAAACTAGCGCTGGATGCATCATTGCATGTTGGACCAGAATCCGGTTCTAGCGCGGGTTTGTCGAAGCCTACACCACGTCTGTTGTCATCGTAACAGTAGTGGCAAGTCGTGTATTCCTGAAGGGTGCTTGGTTGAATGTATTGAACGCCACCGTATTCGCCGTCGTTCATGAACATCTGCATCATGATCGCGAGATCTTCCGCGTTAGCGAAAACACCTGCATGGCCACCAACACCACCAAGCATTGCCGCACCTGGGTCATGTACATGTCCGTGAACCAATTGCTTACGGAACAACATGTCGTATTCGGTAGGTGCAATCTCCTTAATGTCTTGTCGCTCAAGCGGTAGATACCCCATGCTCGAAAGACCCATGGGTTGGTAGAATACAGAGTCTACAAAGTTCTCAAGGCTTGTGCCGCTTGTTTTTTCAATCACCTTTTGAAGGAAGTAGTAGCCCAGG
Coding sequences within it:
- the bshA gene encoding N-acetyl-alpha-D-glucosaminyl L-malate synthase BshA, encoding MKIGIVCYPTFGGSGVVATELGKSLAAKGHEIHFITYNQPVRLGSFRKNIFYHEVNVSEYPLFDYPPYELVLASKMVDVVKHEKLDLLHVHYAIPHASAAYTAKKILAEQGIELPVVTTLHGTDITLLGRDASFEPVISFAINKSDAVTAVSNSLKNDTYKLFGVNKDISVIPNFVCLDQFKLEANEELRAAHAPNGEKIITHISNFRPVKRVEDVVRVFAEVRKKVPAKLLLVGDGPERNRIEQLCRELRTCEDVIMLGKLKNPVEALSISDLFFLPSEAESFGLSALEAMAAGIPVISTNTGGLPEVNRHGVTGMMSDVGDVEDMTKNTLYLLENKELLAKFSKQAKERAKDFDIHSVLPQYEALYARLIEKQAVANG